A genome region from Schaalia sp. 19OD2882 includes the following:
- a CDS encoding DUF6541 family protein codes for MIAQWLSLTPLLAAMCALTFLPALPWALMVTRTRTGAIAASAALGFALIPLLSITWDALDIPWQTSTVLPVYGVFFVVGLGLHLARWAFASTTRAGPRQVLGEVWCASWPLVLAVLVGWILAGLAMLIRADPGNPPQQWDSTFHLNGVWSMIHIHEGSPFNALRELYGGQPTYYPNSWHAFVALFAQPDTVVQASNVSTLLLMAVWVVGAAGMVRSLTSDRSIVVVATVISGVLLTMPADALTMYNQWPHATGAALVPGVIVLGLEAGRHLRGLLTSAGFLRTFAGAMVAFVAAATGAVGGHPSAAFFVLVVLLPPYLASAWTISADARKAGRPVVAVGALVAGALGVVGPLGLLMTPQIRGMGNYPRSGLGWDYAFSRFITPFPPFVTTWGLSATIVVLGFLTVFGGWLLLWPPKLQAPDSPTGDLDAVPAPSASGSQRHRSAGRGGKGRAHHPDGARGATRETASHTAEQVGDRVQGRATARPVPAWALASFLSMAMLTFLAYGPDLKIPVPGMAEPFEPRIFFLAPWYMDPRRIMAIHGLMSLPLIATGVVWVARFLQELFIVPADRARLARREAAGGRPSLLLRRQPWEVAVLVAVLVLTNFGALGSRFVASDYVYDPSNLGKPGMATQGELDMIRRMPQTLPEDALVVGDPIAGEAYTEVIGHREAVFPQLTLNLSDWASQKVLYTKFKDIHTDPEVCRVVRKLGITHFYQDADGRYYTWNRSSRHPGFYGVDTSKGFELVDEGDQAKLWKITACS; via the coding sequence ATGATCGCCCAATGGCTTTCCCTGACGCCGCTGCTCGCGGCGATGTGCGCCCTGACCTTCCTGCCCGCCCTGCCTTGGGCGCTGATGGTCACGCGCACGCGCACCGGAGCCATTGCGGCATCGGCGGCACTGGGTTTCGCCCTGATTCCACTGCTCTCGATCACGTGGGACGCCCTGGACATTCCGTGGCAGACCTCGACCGTGCTGCCCGTGTACGGGGTCTTCTTCGTCGTCGGCCTGGGTCTCCATCTTGCGCGCTGGGCCTTCGCCTCCACGACGAGGGCCGGGCCGCGCCAGGTCCTGGGCGAGGTGTGGTGCGCGTCGTGGCCGCTGGTGCTGGCTGTGCTGGTCGGCTGGATCCTTGCAGGTCTGGCCATGCTCATCCGCGCCGACCCGGGCAATCCGCCCCAGCAGTGGGACTCGACCTTCCACCTCAACGGCGTGTGGTCGATGATCCACATCCACGAAGGCAGTCCCTTCAACGCCCTGCGAGAACTCTACGGGGGGCAGCCGACCTACTACCCGAACTCGTGGCACGCCTTCGTCGCCCTCTTCGCCCAGCCCGACACCGTCGTCCAGGCGTCGAATGTGTCCACGCTGCTGCTCATGGCCGTGTGGGTGGTCGGAGCTGCGGGCATGGTCCGCAGCCTGACCTCCGACCGTTCCATCGTCGTGGTCGCCACCGTCATCTCGGGCGTGCTGCTCACCATGCCCGCCGATGCGCTGACCATGTACAACCAGTGGCCGCACGCCACCGGCGCCGCCCTCGTTCCCGGGGTCATCGTTCTCGGGCTGGAGGCCGGACGTCACCTGCGCGGCCTCCTGACGTCGGCCGGCTTCCTCCGCACATTCGCGGGCGCCATGGTCGCCTTCGTGGCTGCCGCCACAGGTGCGGTGGGTGGGCACCCCAGTGCCGCCTTCTTCGTCCTCGTCGTCCTGTTGCCGCCGTACTTGGCCTCGGCGTGGACCATCTCCGCCGATGCGCGCAAGGCGGGAAGGCCCGTGGTCGCCGTGGGCGCCCTGGTCGCAGGAGCACTGGGAGTCGTCGGGCCCTTGGGGCTGCTCATGACCCCGCAGATCCGCGGCATGGGCAACTACCCGCGTTCTGGCTTGGGCTGGGACTACGCCTTCTCGCGCTTCATCACACCCTTCCCGCCCTTCGTCACCACGTGGGGGCTGTCGGCCACCATCGTGGTGCTCGGCTTCCTCACGGTCTTCGGTGGTTGGCTGCTGCTCTGGCCGCCGAAATTGCAGGCCCCCGACTCACCCACCGGGGACCTTGACGCGGTCCCCGCCCCTTCGGCCTCCGGCTCCCAGCGCCATCGCAGCGCTGGGCGAGGCGGCAAGGGGCGCGCCCACCATCCGGACGGCGCCCGTGGGGCCACTCGCGAGACCGCCAGCCACACCGCGGAGCAGGTGGGGGATCGCGTGCAGGGCCGGGCAACCGCCCGTCCGGTGCCCGCCTGGGCGCTGGCCAGCTTCCTGTCCATGGCCATGCTCACCTTCCTCGCCTACGGGCCGGACCTGAAGATTCCCGTCCCGGGCATGGCGGAACCCTTCGAGCCGCGCATCTTCTTCCTGGCGCCCTGGTACATGGACCCGCGCCGCATCATGGCGATCCACGGGCTCATGTCCCTGCCCCTGATCGCCACAGGAGTCGTGTGGGTGGCCCGCTTCCTGCAGGAACTGTTCATCGTGCCCGCCGACCGCGCCCGCCTGGCCCGACGTGAAGCCGCCGGAGGCCGCCCTTCGCTGCTGCTGCGCCGTCAGCCGTGGGAGGTCGCGGTGCTGGTCGCAGTCCTGGTGCTCACCAACTTCGGTGCGCTTGGCTCGCGCTTCGTCGCTTCCGACTACGTCTACGACCCGTCGAACCTGGGCAAGCCGGGCATGGCCACCCAGGGCGAATTGGACATGATTCGCCGCATGCCCCAAACCTTGCCCGAGGATGCGCTGGTCGTCGGAGACCCGATCGCCGGAGAGGCCTACACGGAGGTCATCGGACACCGCGAGGCCGTGTTCCCGCAGCTCACGCTCAACCTTTCCGACTGGGCGTCCCAGAAGGTCCTGTACACGAAGTTCAAGGACATCCACACCGACCCCGAGGTGTGTCGGGTCGTGCGCAAGCTGGGCATCACGCACTTCTACCAGGACGCCGACGGGCGCTACTACACGTGGAACCGCTCCTCGCGGCATCCGGGCTTCTACGGGGTGGACACCTCCAAGGGATTCGAATTGGTTGACGAGGGCGACCAGGCAAAGCTGTGGAAGATCACCGCCTGCAGTTGA
- a CDS encoding DedA family protein: MGPWVLWGTLLIVLVESGLLFPLLPGDALLFTAGLLHDQLGLNLWVLIGLIFVAAFIGAQCGYWIGAQWGRRLFKDDARILKTKHLVKAENYFATYGGRALVIGRFIPFIRTFVPLAAGIARYPYPKFLAFNSLGALLWGAGVTWAGSLLGGIPFVHDNLSVIILVIVAVSLLPMVVEVVMHRVKGRSSDDEGEGSTKDEGGAAHAFTGADQGAAARARAGEDSTTPPRED; encoded by the coding sequence ATGGGCCCGTGGGTGTTGTGGGGGACGCTCTTGATCGTCCTGGTCGAATCGGGCCTCCTCTTCCCGCTGCTGCCGGGTGACGCGCTGCTGTTCACGGCGGGGCTGCTGCACGACCAGCTGGGATTGAACCTGTGGGTCCTCATCGGACTGATCTTCGTCGCCGCTTTCATCGGTGCCCAGTGCGGGTACTGGATCGGCGCGCAATGGGGACGCAGACTCTTCAAGGACGACGCCCGCATCCTCAAGACCAAACACCTGGTCAAGGCCGAGAACTACTTCGCCACCTACGGCGGACGCGCCCTGGTCATCGGCCGTTTCATCCCCTTCATCCGCACTTTCGTGCCCTTGGCGGCGGGTATCGCCCGCTACCCCTACCCGAAGTTCCTCGCCTTCAACTCCCTGGGCGCCCTGCTGTGGGGTGCCGGCGTCACTTGGGCGGGGTCGCTGCTCGGCGGCATCCCCTTCGTCCACGACAACCTGTCCGTCATCATCCTGGTGATCGTCGCCGTGTCCCTGCTGCCGATGGTCGTCGAGGTGGTCATGCATCGCGTCAAGGGTCGTTCCTCCGACGACGAGGGCGAGGGCTCGACCAAGGACGAGGGCGGGGCGGCCCACGCCTTCACGGGCGCGGACCAGGGCGCAGCTGCCCGAGCCCGCGCAGGCGAAGACAGCACGACCCCACCGCGGGAGGACTGA
- a CDS encoding Gfo/Idh/MocA family protein, whose product MSEVTTPVPVPNPHTQLPPLPPEITALAPDVDLPDPMEAPGLGWAVLGAGGIARTFATAVQNWTRSTVTAVGARDVERARAFAGEFAVPHAFGSYEEAVACPEVDAVYVATIHPTHAEVALAAIAAGKHVLVEKPFTMDAQQARRVIDAARDAGVFLMEAMWTRHLPHHVVARAILASGNLGDVVQVRADHGQALRHVDRLMVPELGGGALLDLGVYSVSFVQSVLGSVEVDSVAATWTDTGVDETVQALLRGSSSDEGEGGTGAALGNASCSLAGRSATSAEVVCERGALEFPLQFYRPGQLLLRTFSEGGHPDGDVTAWDATVPGGFQYQVAEVARCVTAGVQQSPAVPWRDTVAVMDLLDRIGQVAREV is encoded by the coding sequence ATGAGTGAGGTCACAACCCCTGTCCCGGTCCCCAACCCCCACACCCAGCTTCCTCCCCTACCGCCCGAGATCACCGCCTTGGCGCCCGACGTCGACCTGCCCGACCCGATGGAAGCGCCCGGGCTCGGCTGGGCGGTGCTCGGCGCCGGCGGCATTGCACGCACCTTCGCCACTGCGGTCCAGAACTGGACGCGCTCGACCGTCACGGCCGTGGGTGCTCGTGACGTGGAGCGCGCCCGCGCATTCGCCGGTGAATTCGCCGTACCCCACGCATTCGGCTCCTACGAGGAAGCCGTGGCCTGCCCCGAAGTCGACGCCGTCTACGTCGCCACCATCCACCCGACCCACGCCGAGGTCGCCTTGGCAGCCATCGCCGCCGGCAAGCACGTGCTGGTCGAGAAGCCCTTCACCATGGACGCTCAACAGGCCAGGCGGGTCATCGATGCGGCGCGTGACGCCGGAGTGTTCCTCATGGAGGCAATGTGGACCCGCCACCTGCCCCACCACGTGGTGGCCCGTGCGATCCTGGCCTCGGGCAACCTGGGCGACGTCGTCCAGGTGCGCGCCGACCACGGTCAAGCGCTGCGCCACGTGGACCGCCTCATGGTGCCTGAGCTCGGCGGCGGCGCCCTGCTGGACCTGGGGGTCTATTCGGTGAGCTTCGTCCAGTCGGTGCTGGGCAGCGTCGAAGTCGACTCGGTGGCCGCCACCTGGACCGACACCGGCGTGGACGAGACCGTCCAGGCCCTGCTGCGTGGCTCATCCAGCGACGAGGGCGAGGGCGGGACCGGCGCGGCCCTGGGCAACGCGAGCTGCTCACTGGCCGGGCGAAGCGCCACCTCGGCCGAGGTCGTCTGCGAGCGCGGCGCCCTGGAGTTCCCGCTGCAGTTCTACCGACCCGGTCAGCTGCTGCTCCGGACCTTCTCCGAGGGCGGCCACCCCGACGGTGATGTCACCGCATGGGACGCGACAGTGCCGGGAGGATTCCAGTACCAGGTGGCCGAGGTCGCGCGTTGCGTGACCGCCGGTGTGCAGCAGTCGCCGGCGGTCCCGTGGCGCGACACGGTGGCGGTCATGGACCTGTTGGACCGGATCGGACAGGTCGCGCGCGAGGTTTGA
- a CDS encoding DUF5067 domain-containing protein, giving the protein MMTHRKIARRMAALACCAGMVVALVACSAPDAQSSSGAGDAPGSAPAAPADPGQSAGKGASNGTESPSNLPKAMALGEPVTTEQGTITITKITFVPAHEAQSAGDVALMPGWTVDYTWTNTTDSPQRDQCAPAGVYLSVMTSGGKLLGDETRKAILCEEVAPGATVKHSAYLDMTSEDRDPESATAFVEDAAAIALVSAADGNGRNTVFGLVTIPR; this is encoded by the coding sequence ATGATGACCCACCGCAAGATCGCCCGTCGAATGGCGGCCCTGGCCTGCTGCGCGGGGATGGTCGTCGCACTGGTAGCCTGTTCGGCGCCGGATGCGCAGTCCTCGTCGGGCGCGGGGGATGCGCCCGGCAGCGCTCCGGCCGCGCCCGCGGACCCGGGCCAGTCCGCCGGGAAGGGCGCTTCCAACGGCACCGAGTCGCCGTCGAACCTGCCCAAGGCGATGGCCTTGGGTGAACCCGTGACCACGGAGCAGGGCACGATCACCATCACCAAGATCACCTTCGTGCCGGCACACGAAGCCCAGTCCGCCGGGGACGTGGCGCTGATGCCGGGATGGACGGTCGACTACACATGGACGAACACCACGGATTCGCCCCAACGCGACCAGTGCGCTCCGGCGGGCGTGTACCTGAGCGTCATGACCTCCGGCGGGAAGCTGCTGGGTGACGAGACACGCAAAGCGATCCTGTGCGAGGAAGTGGCCCCCGGGGCCACGGTGAAGCACTCCGCATACCTGGACATGACCAGCGAGGACCGTGATCCGGAGTCCGCCACCGCCTTCGTCGAGGACGCGGCGGCCATCGCCCTCGTTTCCGCCGCTGATGGGAACGGAAGGAACACGGTGTTCGGATTGGTCACGATCCCACGCTGA